The following are encoded in a window of Vibrio sp. SCSIO 43136 genomic DNA:
- a CDS encoding PLP-dependent cysteine synthase family protein, translated as MIDREWVNQAIAKIDADFQRSADTHLIKLNLPSVPDVDVYLKDESTHPTGSLKHRLARSLFLFALCNGWVGPKTTIIESSSGSTAVSEAYFARLLGLPFIAVVPKSTAKKKIEQIEFYGGKAHLVDHTDQIYAESRRLAKELNGHYMDQFTYAERATDWRGNNNIANSIFDQMKLERYPVPSWVVMSAGTGGTSATIGRFIRYQKFPTQLQVVDPENSVFHDYYKTGDATLTGELGSRIEGIGRPRVEPSFIPGVVDSMSTVPDAASVATIKWLEGIIGRKVGPSTGTNLWGVLKLASELQANGGGSIVTLLCDSGERYLDTYHSPQWVEEKFGDISEYTAQLESFSKTGKLV; from the coding sequence ATGATAGATAGAGAATGGGTAAATCAGGCCATCGCCAAAATTGACGCTGACTTTCAACGTAGCGCCGATACTCACCTAATAAAGCTCAATCTGCCAAGTGTGCCAGATGTGGATGTTTACCTTAAAGATGAAAGTACCCATCCGACAGGGTCACTGAAACACCGCCTTGCTCGATCACTGTTTTTATTTGCACTGTGTAACGGATGGGTTGGGCCTAAAACCACCATCATCGAATCTTCTTCAGGCAGTACGGCTGTATCTGAAGCCTACTTTGCTCGTCTCTTAGGCTTACCTTTTATTGCTGTGGTGCCAAAGTCCACAGCCAAGAAGAAGATTGAACAGATCGAGTTTTACGGCGGTAAAGCCCACCTTGTCGATCACACCGATCAGATCTACGCAGAATCGCGCCGTTTGGCCAAAGAGCTCAATGGTCACTACATGGATCAGTTCACTTACGCCGAGCGAGCAACCGACTGGCGTGGTAACAACAATATCGCCAACAGTATCTTCGATCAGATGAAACTGGAGCGTTACCCAGTTCCATCTTGGGTGGTGATGAGCGCAGGTACAGGCGGCACGTCTGCTACCATTGGTCGCTTTATCCGTTACCAAAAATTCCCAACCCAATTGCAAGTGGTCGATCCTGAAAATTCTGTGTTCCACGATTACTACAAAACAGGTGATGCCACGCTCACAGGCGAATTAGGTAGCCGTATTGAAGGTATTGGCCGCCCTCGCGTCGAACCAAGCTTTATTCCAGGTGTGGTCGATAGCATGTCTACCGTACCAGATGCTGCTAGCGTGGCGACCATCAAATGGCTGGAAGGCATCATTGGCCGTAAAGTTGGCCCATCAACGGGTACCAACTTGTGGGGTGTATTGAAATTGGCTTCTGAGTTACAGGCCAATGGCGGCGGCTCCATCGTGACTTTGCTTTGCGATAGTGGCGAGCGTTACTTAGATACGTACCACAGCCCACAATGGGTAGAGGAGAAGTTCGGGGATATTAGTGAGTATACTGCGCAGCTGGAGTCTTTTTCTAAAACAGGAAAGCTCGTCTAA
- a CDS encoding DEAD/DEAH box helicase → MTDNTPQATFAELGLLPTLVERLEALEYSQPTPIQSHTIPCALDGRDIVGGANTGSGKTAAFSLPILQKIVEQGENYRGRGNFVSHLILVPTRELASQVAYNVKSYSYHLRDKVKTVAVFGGVSVNPQMQALRGGSDIVVATPGRLLDLISSNAIKLDHVKTLVLDEADRMLSLGFTEELNKILALLPEKKQTLLFSATFPDKVTTLAQHLLNDPVEVQLQSAEASTLVQRVFSVNKGEKTAVLAHLIKQHKWRQTLIFVNAKNACNHLAQKLSKRGITAEVFHGDKGQGARTRVLEGFKSGEIQVLIATDIAARGLDIEKLPVVINFDLPRSPADYMHRIGRSGRAGEVGLGLSLIDYDDYHHFKVIEKKNKFRLEREQVEGFEVEDDQSEAYFRPMTPRAKPEGTGKKKKKRNQ, encoded by the coding sequence ATGACAGATAACACACCGCAAGCAACATTTGCCGAGCTTGGTCTACTTCCAACCTTAGTCGAGCGACTAGAAGCGTTGGAATATAGCCAGCCGACACCTATCCAATCTCACACTATTCCATGTGCCCTTGATGGTCGGGATATCGTGGGTGGTGCCAATACTGGCTCAGGAAAAACAGCAGCATTTTCGCTGCCAATATTGCAGAAAATTGTTGAGCAAGGTGAAAATTATCGTGGTCGTGGCAACTTTGTGTCTCACCTGATTTTGGTTCCTACCCGTGAGCTAGCATCACAGGTAGCATACAACGTTAAATCCTACTCTTATCATCTTCGAGATAAGGTCAAAACCGTTGCGGTGTTTGGTGGTGTTTCAGTGAACCCTCAAATGCAAGCGCTCAGAGGTGGCAGTGACATCGTTGTTGCTACGCCGGGGCGATTACTCGATCTTATCTCTAGTAATGCGATCAAGCTGGATCACGTCAAAACACTTGTTTTAGATGAAGCTGACCGTATGCTGAGCCTAGGTTTTACCGAGGAACTCAACAAGATCCTTGCTTTGTTGCCTGAGAAAAAACAGACTCTGCTGTTCTCAGCAACCTTCCCTGATAAGGTTACTACATTAGCTCAGCATCTGCTTAATGATCCGGTCGAAGTTCAGCTTCAGAGTGCCGAAGCCAGTACTTTGGTGCAGCGTGTATTTAGTGTCAATAAAGGCGAAAAGACGGCAGTTCTTGCGCACCTTATTAAGCAACATAAATGGCGACAGACACTGATTTTTGTTAATGCGAAGAATGCCTGTAATCACCTTGCACAAAAGTTGTCTAAACGTGGTATCACGGCCGAAGTGTTCCACGGTGATAAGGGCCAAGGGGCTCGTACTCGTGTGCTCGAAGGTTTTAAGTCTGGTGAGATCCAAGTGCTTATTGCGACTGATATTGCGGCGCGTGGCCTTGATATTGAAAAGCTGCCAGTAGTGATTAACTTTGATCTCCCACGCAGCCCTGCTGATTATATGCATCGAATTGGTCGCAGTGGTCGCGCTGGTGAAGTCGGTCTTGGGTTATCTCTTATCGACTACGATGATTACCATCATTTCAAAGTGATAGAGAAGAAAAATAAGTTCCGTTTAGAGCGTGAGCAAGTGGAAGGTTTCGAGGTGGAAGACGACCAGAGTGAAGCTTATTTCAGACCAATGACGCCACGTGCCAAGCCAGAAGGCACAGGCAAAAAGAAAAAAAAGCGTAATCAGTAG
- a CDS encoding methyl-accepting chemotaxis protein: MKLSLIQRIILGFGLVLSCVIAIGGTSLVAQSELGKQLRLTASTLTELLDQSNGLLVHLQDANRATLVHANTFEQDRRSALVSEYQEAVTEFSDSMQAFQTATVEFPELSPLYAQLNDSAQKLLADAKTHQQIHDERLLARQKSAESLSKFEEEWLFFNGDMTDFGRDANADDNLQAGWDLEFMMNQGRGAESYLQKLMAVQNKEQAATIVAELEQYYSRFNEKTENVITLVPGYKEDIRLYDDILKNVVHNPEQLVRLHIHYIDLNAQSKTTLEQISREMDNATKLSKDLISQIRTLSRQALVSAETDASSYEKMTVALIVIATIIAIGIAFTVVRSIRAPLAQILTGIERMKHGDLTHSIQHAGSSELGKIADGMNDLSGNLRHLISEIIESAGTLGDVAETSNSMTKRTNNDVELQQEKTNSIATAVTEMEQAVQEVASHSNESNLEVERVVSEAQNSMESMNQNLQSVGELKLSMDNATQVMNNLSSETNKISEIVGVIQGISEQTNLLALNAAIEAARAGEQGRGFAVVADEVRSLATKTNDATNQINDMITGLQGMSKQAVSIVEQNLSHVDLTSEQINKTNDTLVHMVESLARITDMSRSIATACEEQTVVAGEVAVNIVGISEMSSSIAKGSNELATNSGLLNDLSSNQIKLVSEFKV, encoded by the coding sequence GTGAAATTGTCGCTGATCCAAAGAATCATTCTAGGCTTCGGTCTGGTCCTTAGTTGTGTGATTGCCATTGGTGGCACCTCGCTGGTTGCTCAGTCGGAGTTGGGTAAACAACTTCGCCTAACGGCATCGACATTAACCGAGCTGTTAGATCAGTCGAACGGACTGCTTGTGCACCTTCAAGATGCCAACCGTGCCACACTTGTTCACGCCAACACGTTTGAACAAGATCGCCGCAGTGCACTGGTCTCTGAGTACCAAGAGGCTGTCACCGAATTTTCAGATTCAATGCAAGCTTTTCAAACGGCGACCGTTGAGTTTCCAGAACTATCTCCTCTTTACGCCCAATTAAACGACTCGGCGCAGAAACTCCTAGCCGATGCTAAAACGCACCAACAGATCCATGATGAACGCCTTTTGGCTCGCCAAAAATCGGCCGAGAGTTTGTCCAAGTTTGAGGAAGAGTGGCTGTTCTTTAATGGTGATATGACCGACTTTGGGCGAGATGCAAATGCCGATGACAATCTTCAGGCGGGTTGGGACCTGGAGTTTATGATGAACCAAGGTCGAGGCGCCGAGTCTTACTTGCAGAAGCTAATGGCGGTACAAAACAAAGAGCAAGCCGCAACAATAGTCGCCGAGCTGGAACAATATTACTCTCGTTTTAATGAAAAAACAGAAAATGTCATAACCTTGGTGCCGGGCTATAAGGAAGATATCCGGCTCTATGACGACATATTAAAAAATGTCGTTCACAACCCAGAACAACTGGTCAGATTGCATATCCACTACATAGATTTGAATGCACAAAGTAAAACTACGCTTGAGCAAATTTCACGTGAAATGGACAACGCAACTAAGCTATCCAAAGACCTAATTAGCCAGATCCGAACCCTGTCGCGACAAGCGCTAGTCAGTGCCGAAACCGACGCTAGCTCTTATGAAAAAATGACGGTTGCATTGATAGTCATAGCGACCATCATTGCCATTGGTATTGCGTTCACTGTCGTTCGTTCAATTCGAGCACCTTTAGCGCAAATTCTGACAGGTATCGAGCGCATGAAGCACGGCGATCTCACTCACTCTATCCAGCATGCAGGCTCATCTGAGCTAGGCAAGATAGCTGATGGTATGAATGATCTGTCTGGAAATCTGCGCCACCTTATCTCCGAGATCATTGAGTCCGCAGGCACACTTGGTGATGTGGCAGAAACCAGTAACTCAATGACAAAACGCACCAATAACGATGTGGAATTGCAGCAAGAAAAAACCAACTCTATTGCAACCGCAGTCACTGAGATGGAACAGGCAGTACAAGAAGTAGCTTCACACTCCAACGAATCTAACCTCGAAGTAGAGCGAGTGGTTAGCGAGGCTCAAAACAGCATGGAGAGCATGAATCAAAACCTGCAATCTGTTGGTGAGCTAAAACTGTCAATGGATAATGCAACTCAGGTGATGAACAACCTATCGAGTGAAACCAATAAGATCTCGGAAATTGTCGGTGTTATTCAGGGTATTTCTGAACAAACGAACTTGCTGGCACTGAATGCAGCGATTGAAGCGGCCCGTGCAGGTGAGCAAGGACGTGGATTTGCCGTGGTGGCTGATGAGGTCCGCTCACTCGCCACTAAGACCAATGATGCGACCAACCAGATAAACGACATGATCACAGGACTTCAAGGGATGTCTAAGCAAGCGGTCTCTATCGTTGAGCAAAACCTGTCTCATGTTGATCTCACTTCGGAGCAGATCAATAAAACTAACGACACCTTGGTCCACATGGTAGAAAGCCTTGCCCGAATCACCGATATGAGCCGTTCAATCGCAACCGCCTGTGAAGAGCAGACCGTCGTCGCTGGCGAAGTAGCAGTGAACATTGTCGGAATATCTGAAATGTCTTCTAGCATAGCTAAAGGCTCCAATGAACTCGCAACCAATAGCGGCCTGCTTAACGACTTATCTAGCAACCAGATCAAGTTAGTGTCAGAGTTTAAGGTGTAA
- a CDS encoding PLP-dependent transferase yields MNTSTQLSPLRKTTKHEQAEALAIEQAQHFGIDPNSDYGATLIELATTLYKANTKTHDLWALTLDGLSDLDKSDRIAWFNAKRFLSFQIAKILDNLQNPMRTTYQSIATNNGHFASKGAYPIFDNVAAIFSASPVITRTATYLFACTEWVEDAFNGKEPLHDIYSRLLNPTSISLANHMVDLEAGSRANEYLAWNFNSGMAAIDGLLSHLLGHEDIVLASRNIYGGSYQLLEDWFAKPSNLNVAVEWVDGYSGDEFAARLDEVANKHADRLAAGKKIYVYLESPCNPHGYVLDVANISKAAHLRGWDVIVDSTVGTPLLHPVLKRDDVMERPDFVIHSYTKELAGSGTTTAGVVIGRNETMFVPKGEEVTVTKPNGEQAIIPWNETLFWNVYYIKGAFLDADKAFEVLNGMKTYEMRVVQKTINTLTLAKIFDAHPDINVSCPALPDSDNYQHCQSNMHLGLPAALFTIDMEGNGNRAPINRDGFKQFFDMLEPAIGMQVSLGQTNTVALCPALTTHSELNEEALNEAGIKPTTMRISIGLEDPRMFIAHIIEAAKLSIDRKHSDFSASFPNDDRIDEIYMQTYMDVHQRFVKSLPRFEQLSQ; encoded by the coding sequence ATGAATACCTCAACTCAACTTAGCCCACTGCGTAAAACGACCAAACATGAGCAAGCAGAGGCCCTTGCTATCGAGCAAGCCCAGCACTTTGGAATCGACCCAAACAGCGATTACGGTGCGACATTGATTGAACTAGCCACCACGCTATATAAAGCCAACACCAAAACACATGACCTTTGGGCATTGACCCTAGATGGGCTTTCCGATCTCGACAAAAGTGATCGAATCGCTTGGTTTAACGCTAAGCGCTTCTTGTCATTCCAGATAGCCAAGATCCTCGACAATCTGCAAAACCCGATGCGCACCACGTACCAATCTATTGCGACCAATAATGGTCACTTTGCCTCCAAAGGGGCCTACCCTATCTTCGATAATGTCGCAGCCATCTTCTCAGCAAGCCCTGTGATAACCCGCACTGCAACCTATTTGTTTGCTTGTACCGAGTGGGTCGAAGACGCATTTAACGGCAAAGAGCCACTACACGATATTTATTCGCGACTGCTCAACCCAACGTCGATTTCACTGGCGAATCATATGGTTGACCTTGAAGCAGGCTCAAGAGCCAATGAGTATCTTGCATGGAACTTTAACTCTGGCATGGCGGCCATTGATGGGTTATTGAGCCATTTACTCGGGCATGAAGACATAGTGCTAGCTTCGCGTAACATCTATGGCGGCTCTTACCAGCTGTTAGAAGATTGGTTTGCAAAACCTTCCAACCTGAATGTCGCCGTCGAGTGGGTAGATGGTTACTCTGGAGATGAATTCGCCGCTCGCCTTGATGAAGTGGCCAACAAACACGCTGATCGCCTCGCTGCCGGAAAAAAAATCTACGTTTACCTAGAGTCGCCATGTAACCCCCATGGGTACGTGTTAGATGTTGCCAACATTAGTAAAGCGGCTCACTTGCGTGGTTGGGACGTCATTGTTGACTCTACGGTAGGGACTCCACTATTGCATCCCGTATTAAAACGTGACGATGTGATGGAAAGGCCTGATTTTGTCATTCATTCCTATACCAAGGAGCTGGCAGGTTCAGGTACCACTACCGCAGGCGTTGTCATCGGTCGCAACGAGACCATGTTTGTACCAAAAGGAGAAGAAGTCACCGTCACCAAACCTAACGGTGAACAAGCCATCATTCCATGGAACGAGACGCTATTTTGGAATGTGTACTACATCAAGGGCGCATTTTTGGATGCAGATAAGGCATTTGAAGTACTCAATGGCATGAAAACTTATGAGATGCGAGTGGTGCAAAAAACCATCAATACGCTCACGCTTGCCAAGATCTTTGATGCGCATCCAGATATCAATGTCTCATGTCCTGCTTTGCCAGACAGTGACAACTATCAACACTGTCAGAGCAATATGCACTTGGGATTACCAGCTGCGCTATTTACCATAGATATGGAAGGCAACGGCAATCGAGCCCCCATCAATCGAGATGGATTTAAGCAGTTTTTCGACATGCTGGAGCCCGCCATCGGCATGCAAGTGAGTCTTGGTCAAACCAACACTGTCGCACTGTGCCCAGCACTCACAACTCACTCTGAGCTCAACGAAGAAGCACTCAATGAAGCAGGCATCAAACCGACCACAATGCGAATTTCTATCGGCTTGGAAGACCCGCGAATGTTCATCGCTCATATCATCGAGGCAGCCAAACTATCCATTGACCGCAAACATAGCGATTTTTCTGCTAGTTTCCCGAATGATGATCGAATTGATGAGATCTATATGCAAACCTATATGGATGTACACCAGAGGTTTGTTAAGAGCTTGCCTAGGTTTGAACAACTTAGCCAATAA
- a CDS encoding Lrp/AsnC family transcriptional regulator: MDVIDKKILAELQSNARLTNQELADRVALSPSPCLRRVRALEKQGIIRGYHASVDQEACGLPINVFVLVKLEKPTEENMRDFERHIEVIEEVVECFLMTGNHDYLLHVVSESLKSYEQFIRKQLTRLPNIASIESSFAFGQVKAKTKLPVR, translated from the coding sequence ATGGATGTGATCGATAAAAAAATTCTGGCTGAGCTACAAAGCAATGCTCGATTAACTAACCAAGAGTTGGCTGATAGAGTGGCGCTGTCACCATCACCTTGTTTGCGCCGAGTTCGGGCATTAGAGAAACAGGGGATCATTCGGGGCTACCATGCGAGTGTTGACCAAGAGGCGTGTGGCTTGCCGATTAATGTGTTTGTGCTGGTGAAGCTTGAAAAGCCGACAGAAGAGAATATGCGCGACTTTGAACGCCATATTGAAGTGATTGAAGAGGTAGTCGAGTGTTTTTTAATGACAGGGAATCACGATTACTTATTGCACGTGGTGAGTGAGTCTCTTAAAAGTTACGAGCAATTTATTCGCAAGCAGCTAACTCGCCTGCCAAACATCGCCTCAATAGAATCAAGCTTCGCTTTTGGTCAAGTTAAAGCAAAGACCAAACTGCCAGTGAGGTAG